From Halorussus salinus:
ATATAGAAATCAGTACGGCCAAATGAAGTACAATCTCGAAACTGGGTCGCACACGGTCTACGCGCTCCAATATCACTTCGTGACCGTCACGAAGTACCGCGCAGACCTACTCACCGACGAAATCGCAGAACGAATCGGTGAGATTGCCAGCGACATCTCCGAGGACTTCGGCG
This genomic window contains:
- a CDS encoding transposase; amino-acid sequence: MKYNLETGSHTVYALQYHFVTVTKYRADLLTDEIAERIGEIASDISEDFG